A part of Deltaproteobacteria bacterium genomic DNA contains:
- a CDS encoding adenosylhomocysteinase yields MTAQAARKFDETADYKVADISLADWGRKEIELAEIEMPGLMAIRAKYKKTQPLKGARIIGCLHMTIQTAVLIETLVDLGAQVRWSSCNIFSTQDHAAAAIAKAGIPVFAWKGETEEEYWWCVEQSLKFAEGPNMLLDDGGDLTQLIHDKHPELLKNIKGVSEETTTGVHGLYKMLEQGKLKIPAINVNDSVTKSKFDNLYGCRESLADGIKRATDVMIAGKVVVVAGYGDVGKGCAQAMHGLGARVIVTEIDPICALQAAMAGYQVTTMDEACKQGDIFVTTTGCRDIIQIDHLEKMKDSAIVCNIGHFDVEIQVAQLNKFPGIKKLEIKPQVDKYSFPDGHSIILLAEGRLVNLGCATGHPSFVMSNSFSNQVLAQIALFTKKHEVGVTVLPKILDEEVARLHLEKLGVRLETLSPEQCKYLGVDVGGPYKPEYYRY; encoded by the coding sequence ATGACCGCACAAGCCGCAAGAAAATTTGATGAAACCGCCGATTATAAAGTTGCCGATATCAGTTTGGCCGATTGGGGTCGCAAGGAAATTGAACTGGCTGAAATTGAAATGCCCGGGCTGATGGCCATCCGTGCAAAATATAAAAAGACGCAACCTTTAAAAGGCGCGCGCATCATTGGTTGTCTGCACATGACCATTCAAACCGCTGTGCTCATCGAGACCTTGGTGGACTTGGGCGCCCAGGTGCGCTGGTCTTCCTGCAATATTTTCTCTACCCAAGATCATGCCGCTGCAGCCATTGCCAAGGCTGGAATTCCTGTCTTTGCCTGGAAAGGGGAAACCGAAGAAGAATATTGGTGGTGTGTGGAGCAGAGTTTAAAATTTGCGGAAGGTCCCAATATGTTATTGGATGACGGCGGCGATCTTACTCAACTCATTCACGACAAACATCCCGAACTCTTAAAAAATATTAAAGGGGTGAGTGAAGAAACCACCACGGGGGTTCATGGGCTCTACAAGATGCTGGAACAGGGAAAATTGAAAATCCCGGCCATCAACGTGAATGACTCGGTGACCAAATCCAAATTCGATAATCTTTACGGCTGCCGTGAGTCTTTGGCGGATGGAATCAAACGCGCAACGGATGTGATGATTGCCGGCAAAGTGGTTGTGGTAGCAGGTTACGGAGATGTGGGAAAAGGCTGCGCTCAGGCAATGCACGGTTTAGGAGCTCGCGTCATTGTGACGGAGATTGATCCTATCTGTGCCCTGCAAGCCGCCATGGCCGGTTATCAGGTGACCACGATGGACGAAGCCTGCAAACAAGGGGACATTTTCGTCACTACCACGGGTTGCCGCGATATTATCCAAATTGACCATTTGGAAAAGATGAAAGACTCGGCCATTGTTTGTAACATCGGACACTTCGATGTGGAAATTCAGGTGGCTCAACTCAATAAATTTCCCGGCATTAAAAAATTGGAAATCAAACCCCAGGTGGATAAATACAGCTTCCCCGATGGTCATTCCATTATCTTGCTGGCCGAAGGAAGACTCGTCAACTTGGGCTGCGCCACTGGACATCCCTCGTTTGTGATGTCCAACTCCTTCTCCAACCAGGTCTTGGCGCAAATTGCCCTCTTCACCAAAAAACATGAAGTAGGTGTCACGGTACTTCCCAAAATTCTGGATGAAGAAGTGGCGCGCCTGCATTTGGAAAAATTAGGCGTGAGGTTAGAAACTCTCTCCCCTGAACAATGCAAGTATTTGGGGGTAGATGTGGGTGGTCCTTACAAGCCGGAGTATTATCGTTATTGA